One genomic segment of Rivularia sp. PCC 7116 includes these proteins:
- a CDS encoding cation transporter yields MTQLSSSIDVPQLTRLKVEHHHHHHGDCTHTHGVIDPEIASSALGIWAVKWSLVGLLLTAIVQAAVFWLSGSVALLADIIHNVGDAMTAVPLGVAFLISRRKPTPFIPSMQELLELVWDLQMPMNLLGAMKS; encoded by the coding sequence ATGACACAACTTTCTAGTTCTATTGATGTTCCTCAACTGACCAGACTAAAGGTGGAGCATCACCACCATCATCATGGCGATTGTACCCACACCCACGGGGTCATAGATCCGGAAATTGCTAGTTCTGCCCTAGGAATCTGGGCTGTGAAATGGTCTTTGGTGGGCTTGCTACTCACTGCCATTGTACAGGCTGCGGTATTCTGGCTTTCTGGTAGTGTTGCTCTCCTCGCCGATATAATTCATAACGTAGGGGATGCAATGACCGCCGTGCCTTTGGGTGTGGCGTTTCTAATATCCCGACGGAAGCCAACACCATTTATTCCTTCGATGCAGGAGCTGCTGGAACTCGTTTGGGACCTGCAGATGCCTATGAATTTGCTCGGGGCAATGAAGTCATAA
- a CDS encoding DUF3604 domain-containing protein has product MGPADAYEFARGNEVITDAGQPVKLSRPLDFLVVTDHSDGLGAFSKFLFNTPTDCGAAQEQVDTWHEMVVAGGNKAVQASSEIIAAFSQGKLPSCLSPSAEEFQTFWQEIIDTAEAHNDPGNFTSVIGYEWTSLLGGNNLHRNVIYRDNGDKANQLLPYTAEQSTNPEDLWNWMQAYENKTGGDVLAIPHNGNVSNGLMFAETELNGNPLTKNYAQRRQLWEPIYEVTQVKGTSETHPEISPDDEFADFEVAGWDEGNLTMSFKKPTDPEARKKMFEHEYARPALKNGLKFEASLGANPFKFGLAGATDSHIAVSAVEENSYMGKFPNEAPSAERAAEAQSSGRLGWQYGASGFMGVWATKNTRKALFDAMERREVYGTTGPRMMVRFFAGWNFNDSDLGLDLAEVGYKKGVPMGTDMTRMPRGKTPTFLVAALKDSLGANLDRIQIIKGWLDAEGNTHEKIYNVKGSDGRTPRPVTGKLTDVGNTVDTETATYTNTIGDEQLEAVWEDPDFDRSQRAFYYARVLEIPTPRWTDYDKASFGDKWCAKAKDPNACDDIPLTLQERAYTSPIWYSPAKRIALPKRPAQPVENVGH; this is encoded by the coding sequence TTGGGACCTGCAGATGCCTATGAATTTGCTCGGGGCAATGAAGTCATAACCGATGCAGGGCAACCCGTGAAGCTTTCCCGTCCCTTAGATTTTTTGGTTGTTACCGATCACTCGGACGGGTTAGGGGCTTTTTCAAAGTTTTTGTTTAATACTCCCACAGATTGCGGTGCCGCTCAAGAGCAGGTTGATACCTGGCATGAGATGGTTGTGGCGGGTGGAAATAAGGCAGTTCAAGCTTCATCAGAAATTATTGCAGCTTTTTCCCAAGGGAAATTACCCTCATGTCTGTCTCCCTCTGCCGAAGAGTTCCAAACTTTCTGGCAGGAAATAATTGATACGGCAGAAGCTCATAACGATCCGGGTAATTTTACCTCAGTCATCGGTTATGAGTGGACTTCCCTGCTGGGTGGCAACAACTTACACCGCAACGTCATCTACCGTGATAATGGGGACAAAGCCAATCAGCTGCTTCCCTACACCGCAGAGCAAAGTACTAATCCAGAAGACCTTTGGAATTGGATGCAAGCTTATGAAAATAAAACGGGTGGGGATGTCCTCGCGATTCCTCACAATGGCAATGTCAGCAACGGTCTGATGTTTGCTGAAACCGAACTTAATGGTAATCCCTTAACTAAAAACTATGCCCAAAGACGACAGCTTTGGGAACCCATCTATGAAGTCACCCAAGTTAAAGGCACCAGTGAGACTCATCCGGAAATATCTCCTGATGATGAATTTGCTGACTTTGAGGTTGCAGGTTGGGATGAAGGCAACCTCACCATGAGCTTCAAAAAACCCACTGATCCGGAAGCCCGCAAGAAGATGTTTGAGCATGAGTATGCTCGTCCGGCTCTGAAAAATGGACTGAAATTTGAAGCAAGCTTGGGTGCTAACCCCTTCAAATTTGGTCTGGCGGGTGCAACAGATTCTCATATTGCCGTGTCGGCGGTAGAAGAAAATAGCTACATGGGTAAGTTTCCCAATGAGGCTCCCAGTGCTGAACGGGCAGCAGAAGCTCAAAGTAGCGGTCGTTTGGGATGGCAGTATGGAGCCTCTGGCTTTATGGGAGTTTGGGCGACTAAAAATACCCGTAAGGCTCTATTCGATGCGATGGAGCGACGAGAAGTGTATGGCACCACCGGACCGCGCATGATGGTACGCTTTTTCGCTGGTTGGAACTTTAACGACTCGGATTTAGGTCTGGATCTAGCTGAAGTGGGTTACAAGAAGGGCGTTCCCATGGGTACCGATATGACCCGTATGCCGCGAGGAAAAACACCTACCTTCTTAGTGGCTGCCTTAAAAGACTCCTTGGGAGCAAACCTCGACCGCATTCAAATTATCAAAGGCTGGCTGGATGCTGAGGGCAACACCCACGAGAAAATCTATAACGTGAAGGGTTCGGACGGCCGCACCCCCCGTCCTGTCACGGGCAAGTTAACCGATGTTGGCAACACCGTGGACACCGAAACGGCAACCTATACTAACACTATCGGTGACGAGCAACTCGAAGCAGTATGGGAAGACCCCGACTTTGACCGCAGCCAACGGGCGTTTTACTATGCTCGGGTGTTGGAAATTCCCACTCCCCGTTGGACGGACTACGATAAAGCTTCCTTCGGCGACAAGTGGTGTGCAAAAGCCAAAGATCCAAACGCTTGTGATGATATTCCCCTAACCTTACAAGAGCGGGCGTACACTTCTCCCATCTGGTATTCTCCAGCTAAGAGGATCGCACTCCCAAAGCGACCTGCCCAACCTGTTGAAAATGTGGGTCACTAA
- a CDS encoding peptidoglycan-binding protein: MTAIVSPLPLQEGANNPNVNMVQYFLQTLKLYSEPIDGVFGSKTKEAVLKFQAANGLSQDGIVGVNTAIALDNEAWAVQQDLLEEGFAGEGVKGFQEMYNSYFGTLAVDGVFGPKTKAEVIKFQKSRGLTADGVVGAKTWSSLRSLTTHDIPTDQRISAIFNVSDC; encoded by the coding sequence ATGACTGCAATTGTATCTCCTCTTCCTCTGCAAGAAGGGGCTAACAATCCAAACGTTAATATGGTTCAATATTTTTTACAAACTTTGAAATTATATTCCGAGCCAATTGATGGTGTTTTTGGTTCTAAAACCAAAGAAGCGGTACTCAAATTTCAAGCAGCTAACGGTTTAAGTCAAGATGGTATCGTTGGGGTAAATACGGCGATCGCCCTCGATAATGAAGCTTGGGCTGTACAACAAGACTTACTTGAAGAGGGTTTTGCAGGTGAGGGAGTAAAAGGGTTTCAAGAGATGTACAACAGCTACTTTGGTACCCTAGCCGTGGATGGTGTTTTTGGACCTAAAACCAAAGCGGAAGTGATTAAATTCCAAAAATCGCGCGGTTTAACGGCGGATGGAGTCGTAGGTGCAAAAACTTGGTCATCATTGCGATCGCTGACTACCCATGATATCCCCACAGACCAACGTATCAGTGCAATCTTCAATGTATCGGATTGTTAA
- a CDS encoding class I SAM-dependent methyltransferase, whose product MIYNHNIIQRQYDEIIAPNFDIDAKGIYASTYQKGIIQLQNTNLLQSKTPLQVLDIGIGTGSFLEQIALLCEGEVSPFGVDISEKMLEIAKNKIPNLRTIVDDATNLEKHYANRSFDLICSHFITGYVPMRELAPKIWNLLDEGGYWSLIGQTMTSYPNLRKLEDSLASKLIYWVSGNSKLDYDIVSSPEGHSEVIEMLEENDFEVCQIETFEPKIDFANLDDFLDFGYYNGWLTPFIEQLGIHKASKMLSLMINILLFPIHDNQSIEIALAKKIKK is encoded by the coding sequence ATGATATACAATCACAACATAATTCAGCGCCAATACGATGAAATAATTGCGCCTAATTTTGATATAGATGCTAAAGGTATATATGCTTCTACTTATCAAAAAGGAATTATTCAACTCCAAAATACAAATCTTTTACAATCTAAAACACCTTTGCAAGTTCTTGATATTGGTATTGGTACAGGCTCATTTTTGGAGCAAATCGCTTTACTATGTGAAGGCGAAGTCAGCCCCTTTGGTGTGGATATCTCAGAGAAAATGCTTGAAATTGCAAAGAATAAAATTCCCAACCTTAGAACTATCGTTGATGACGCAACCAATCTTGAAAAACATTATGCCAATCGGTCATTCGATCTCATTTGTAGTCACTTTATAACAGGTTATGTCCCGATGAGGGAACTAGCTCCCAAAATTTGGAACTTACTTGATGAAGGAGGATATTGGTCATTGATTGGTCAAACAATGACTAGCTACCCCAACCTGAGAAAACTCGAAGATTCTCTGGCAAGTAAATTGATTTACTGGGTTTCCGGAAATTCTAAGTTGGATTATGATATCGTGTCCAGTCCTGAAGGGCATAGCGAAGTCATAGAAATGTTGGAGGAAAATGATTTTGAAGTCTGCCAGATAGAGACGTTTGAACCCAAAATCGATTTTGCCAATTTGGACGATTTTCTTGATTTTGGATACTACAATGGTTGGCTTACTCCCTTCATTGAACAACTTGGGATTCATAAAGCCTCAAAAATGCTTTCCCTAATGATTAATATCTTATTATTTCCTATCCACGATAACCAAAGTATCGAAATTGCCCTTGCTAAAAAAATAAAAAAATAA
- a CDS encoding aminotransferase class III-fold pyridoxal phosphate-dependent enzyme, with protein MRTTWNQQEDYQTFLANSFDEALSGAIKLARYNLSLANRPTNGLIFDPMDRLGSFVKTKVRGEYVDFMPGLTVVSSTEEIQNINRFSDSFGFLVILTLCDDTVTKILQLVEHNNALIITCVSRESLAQLRDSKFTKAKQLSPDITIFDESFVNNEVPFGAFTAQKKLYQYWNQPNKKTFHSTTFQPNTVSSLHFMRCLEYADAIFFNSIAEDLELIHSDIKYRKKIFGNKYNSALLKFMTADVEASGGFIYSGGHKIFDCVSGVACSIRGHNPPNYVEELQGIEDKDERIELTNLLYQYTGIENIVPAVSGASGVENALRIALTAQHPRRHVLVLKGGFGGKTLFALTGTWSSLYKQNIDPLYADVVYIDPFAEDAVAQLDAVMQKYSIAVVQIELIQGVSGVRAIPETTIKYLQTNREKYGYLLLIDEVQTGIFRTGLFARSLLHGLKPDLLVLGKGTSDMMFPFSIVQYTENIQQKLNALGSSLIKEIQERYNYPVGYRTVLNVLHKAEEMKLEERVTKSGKLLEKLLCDRLASCKSVRDVRVFGLLIGIELNDTNWPQCWFRKQLFLLYISSMFKHSSYPVLVGFCQGETNVLKITPPLTITPEELSQICSTITQVLNKPFIQLFASAINAII; from the coding sequence GTGAGAACTACATGGAATCAACAGGAAGACTACCAGACTTTTCTTGCCAACAGTTTTGATGAGGCTCTAAGTGGTGCAATTAAACTTGCCCGCTATAACTTGAGTTTAGCCAACCGCCCGACAAACGGATTGATTTTCGATCCTATGGATAGACTTGGATCGTTCGTCAAAACCAAAGTTAGGGGCGAGTATGTTGATTTTATGCCCGGTCTCACTGTAGTTAGTAGTACAGAAGAAATTCAAAACATAAATAGATTTTCGGATAGCTTCGGTTTCCTAGTCATACTTACACTGTGCGATGATACAGTCACAAAGATACTTCAATTGGTGGAACATAATAATGCTTTAATAATCACCTGTGTGAGTCGCGAGAGCCTTGCTCAACTAAGAGATTCAAAATTCACCAAGGCAAAGCAACTCAGCCCAGATATCACAATTTTCGATGAATCATTCGTGAATAACGAGGTTCCTTTCGGCGCATTTACAGCCCAAAAAAAGCTTTACCAATATTGGAATCAACCCAATAAAAAAACATTCCACTCAACAACTTTTCAACCTAATACTGTTTCTAGTCTGCACTTTATGCGTTGTCTTGAATATGCAGATGCTATTTTCTTCAACAGTATTGCCGAAGATTTGGAGCTAATACACAGCGATATTAAATATCGCAAGAAAATATTTGGTAATAAATACAATTCCGCCCTGCTAAAATTTATGACCGCAGATGTTGAGGCTTCTGGTGGATTTATATATTCCGGAGGTCACAAAATTTTCGATTGCGTCAGTGGTGTTGCCTGTAGCATTAGAGGTCATAATCCACCAAATTATGTAGAAGAACTACAAGGTATAGAAGACAAAGATGAGCGAATTGAGCTTACTAATTTGTTATACCAATATACGGGAATAGAGAATATAGTGCCTGCTGTCAGTGGAGCATCTGGAGTGGAAAACGCCCTCAGAATTGCGTTAACGGCTCAACATCCTCGGCGACATGTCCTTGTCTTAAAAGGTGGCTTTGGTGGCAAAACCCTATTTGCACTGACAGGAACTTGGAGCAGTTTATACAAACAGAACATCGATCCACTCTATGCTGATGTCGTTTATATCGATCCGTTTGCTGAGGATGCAGTTGCACAATTAGATGCAGTGATGCAGAAGTATTCCATAGCGGTAGTTCAAATTGAGTTAATACAAGGTGTAAGTGGCGTTCGAGCAATACCAGAGACAACGATAAAATATCTCCAGACAAATCGGGAGAAGTATGGCTATTTGCTGTTGATTGATGAGGTGCAAACGGGAATATTCCGAACAGGGCTTTTTGCTCGCTCGCTCTTACATGGTTTGAAACCAGACTTATTAGTTTTAGGTAAAGGAACTTCTGACATGATGTTTCCATTTAGCATTGTGCAATATACAGAAAATATTCAGCAGAAATTAAACGCTCTGGGGTCAAGCTTAATCAAAGAGATTCAAGAACGATATAACTACCCCGTTGGCTACCGCACGGTGTTAAACGTGCTACACAAGGCTGAAGAGATGAAACTTGAAGAGCGAGTAACAAAATCAGGAAAACTGCTCGAAAAATTGTTGTGCGATCGCCTCGCTTCGTGTAAATCCGTCCGAGATGTGCGGGTATTCGGCTTGTTAATTGGAATAGAGTTAAATGATACCAATTGGCCTCAGTGCTGGTTTCGCAAACAACTGTTTTTGCTGTACATTAGCAGTATGTTTAAACACTCTTCCTATCCAGTATTAGTGGGTTTTTGTCAGGGTGAAACCAATGTACTTAAAATTACTCCACCACTAACTATAACACCAGAAGAACTGAGTCAGATTTGTTCCACAATTACACAGGTATTGAATAAACCGTTCATTCAGCTATTTGCTTCAGCTATCAATGCAATAATTTAA
- a CDS encoding FAD-binding protein, which yields MDNQFSVNFFEHTAQTNLSSEAKYPITIIVDFGHPVSANYIKRLASRGCFIQDFSASEKLANTSSQVTDMIVFIQGKLSEKTDAILELVKRYCVKNISIITTFQSHLTNESTAIELEEIFLSRLKEVGSCGVIFRCGHILSDRSLAENNLRRFAFVAPLIPSSLRSCCVGGEEVFQAIDAEQNSSSRRSRIITLLGANRPWQEFLKDYWSDNILQVLLRKFCFVLSFLLFGHLAAFLLNWLIKLGLISRSWNFDTLKPSSMRELLSLVNKYNLKYVKVVGYNNGVNHLGYRYLEKTVISTVNCDRIIRISENIIKVDCGATILQTLDFLKPKQQELYAIPNYSHICMGTAFFVPIHGNALDYTTIAESIVKVVLYDPKEERFIITSCQETTFQNYIFNTTSQVILLRLYLEVKPKARYFPSKVKLLQPNSQVLLDAFSDNTVTNIDIRKSKADSDTVYINKYYSKSQEKTKSEGLEFPRDSIGGLWDKLEEKPITSWLMHTPVRYLLWNIELFLTKEEFMTFWETHSSLPIRKIEIRYVKRSNSANSPFPDCNCIAVDFMLSRKHCQVIKEYIKNNFAVPRYHLGKHY from the coding sequence ATGGACAACCAATTTTCAGTTAACTTTTTTGAGCATACTGCTCAAACCAATTTATCATCTGAGGCAAAGTACCCAATTACAATTATTGTTGATTTTGGTCATCCAGTATCTGCCAACTACATCAAACGATTAGCATCAAGGGGTTGTTTCATTCAGGATTTCTCCGCATCTGAGAAATTAGCGAATACATCCAGCCAAGTGACTGATATGATTGTGTTTATTCAGGGTAAATTATCAGAAAAAACTGATGCAATCCTTGAGCTTGTCAAAAGATATTGTGTTAAGAATATCAGTATCATTACTACTTTTCAATCTCACTTGACTAATGAGTCAACGGCGATTGAGCTTGAAGAGATATTTCTCAGTCGCTTAAAAGAAGTAGGTTCTTGCGGAGTCATATTCCGTTGCGGACACATACTCAGCGATCGCTCGTTAGCGGAAAATAATTTACGACGTTTTGCGTTTGTCGCACCATTGATTCCAAGCAGTCTCAGAAGTTGCTGTGTCGGCGGAGAGGAAGTTTTTCAGGCAATTGATGCAGAACAAAATTCCTCATCGCGACGTAGCCGAATTATTACTCTTTTGGGAGCAAATCGCCCTTGGCAAGAGTTCTTGAAAGATTATTGGAGTGACAACATATTACAAGTACTGTTGCGTAAATTCTGCTTTGTACTTAGTTTTTTACTGTTTGGTCATTTAGCTGCGTTCTTATTGAATTGGTTGATAAAATTGGGGCTTATCTCTCGTAGTTGGAACTTTGACACCTTGAAGCCGAGTTCCATGCGGGAGTTATTATCACTTGTCAACAAGTATAACCTTAAGTATGTGAAAGTCGTTGGTTACAATAATGGCGTAAATCACTTAGGTTATCGCTATCTAGAGAAAACCGTCATTTCAACAGTAAATTGCGATCGCATCATTCGCATATCTGAAAACATTATTAAAGTAGATTGCGGTGCAACAATTCTTCAGACTTTAGATTTCTTGAAACCTAAACAACAGGAACTGTATGCTATCCCGAATTACTCACATATCTGCATGGGGACAGCTTTCTTCGTGCCCATTCATGGAAACGCCCTTGACTATACAACCATTGCCGAGAGTATCGTCAAGGTAGTATTGTATGACCCTAAAGAAGAGCGATTCATCATTACTTCCTGTCAGGAAACAACCTTCCAGAATTATATATTTAATACGACAAGCCAAGTTATATTACTTCGCTTGTACCTGGAAGTTAAACCGAAAGCCCGCTATTTTCCGTCTAAAGTGAAATTGTTACAACCAAATAGTCAAGTTTTGCTTGATGCTTTCTCCGACAATACTGTCACTAATATTGATATCCGCAAGTCAAAGGCTGACAGTGATACTGTTTACATTAATAAATACTATAGTAAGTCCCAGGAGAAAACAAAGTCTGAGGGACTTGAGTTTCCTCGTGATTCCATAGGGGGCTTGTGGGATAAGCTGGAAGAGAAACCAATTACCTCCTGGTTAATGCATACTCCCGTTAGGTATCTGCTTTGGAATATCGAACTTTTCTTGACTAAGGAGGAATTTATGACGTTTTGGGAAACTCATAGCTCACTCCCCATTCGTAAGATCGAAATACGCTATGTCAAACGCAGCAATTCCGCTAACTCGCCATTTCCAGATTGCAACTGTATAGCCGTGGACTTTATGCTGTCTCGAAAACATTGCCAAGTTATTAAGGAGTATATTAAAAATAATTTCGCGGTACCCCGCTACCATCTAGGTAAACATTATTAA
- the asd gene encoding archaetidylserine decarboxylase (Phosphatidylserine decarboxylase is synthesized as a single chain precursor. Generation of the pyruvoyl active site from a Ser is coupled to cleavage of a Gly-Ser bond between the larger (beta) and smaller (alpha chains). It is an integral membrane protein.): MSIIPKDKIRREEYKQAKNANGGLWGYFLVKIGIKFSRLWLPTKRLRLFLYQIFNNKYPPGINEEEAEFPVYEYSSLNALFTRGLKSEYRPISRGKYEVLCPCDGTIQDAGCIEQGQIITLKGIRYVPESLLPNVEMKTFEGWNYITTYLSPIDCHRVFSPQDGQLEKIIHVPGARLHVTPSFQNPEFPVYTLNERMIFIFSTTIGSCILVMVAGSGVGNITLPALPDFKPVGHSITNKNLCSPIPINRGEWFATFELGSTVILLFPPQDGRQSILVSPNEKVKYGQPIFS; the protein is encoded by the coding sequence ATGAGTATTATTCCCAAAGATAAGATCCGGCGCGAAGAATATAAACAAGCGAAGAATGCTAATGGTGGTCTGTGGGGCTACTTTTTGGTAAAAATTGGCATCAAATTTTCACGATTATGGTTGCCAACGAAAAGACTTCGCCTATTTCTATATCAAATATTTAACAACAAATACCCGCCTGGGATTAATGAAGAAGAAGCTGAATTTCCCGTATATGAATATTCATCGCTAAACGCTTTATTTACGCGAGGTCTCAAATCTGAGTATCGCCCTATTTCAAGAGGAAAGTATGAGGTTCTTTGTCCCTGCGATGGCACTATTCAGGATGCTGGGTGTATTGAGCAAGGGCAAATAATAACTCTCAAAGGTATTAGATATGTACCCGAATCACTGTTACCCAATGTGGAAATGAAAACTTTTGAGGGATGGAATTATATAACTACTTATCTCTCGCCGATTGATTGTCATCGTGTATTCAGTCCCCAGGATGGACAACTTGAGAAAATTATACATGTTCCCGGTGCGCGTTTACATGTAACCCCATCGTTCCAAAATCCTGAGTTCCCAGTTTACACGCTCAACGAACGTATGATTTTCATTTTCTCTACGACCATTGGCTCATGTATTCTGGTGATGGTGGCTGGCTCTGGTGTCGGCAATATTACTTTGCCTGCACTTCCTGATTTTAAGCCCGTAGGTCACTCTATCACAAATAAAAACCTATGTTCTCCCATACCAATAAACCGAGGTGAGTGGTTCGCAACATTTGAGTTAGGTTCGACAGTTATTTTGCTATTCCCCCCCCAAGATGGAAGACAATCTATATTAGTTTCGCCAAACGAGAAAGTTAAATATGGACAACCAATTTTCAGTTAA
- a CDS encoding glycosyltransferase yields MKIAIICSTFLPSHDGVSITLFERIKKLSEAGHSALCLVSSYSELEDIYPNWSDYVGCIFDNVEVVPLPSKQWMGVKQERNPTQKSIPIIENALSEFQPDIIQIEEPERLWTTIFTLPALSYAKRHDILCIASYRTNFVDYIQDYMPRWVANLVKPALLLLTRWIYNQYSITLVGSQFIEQRLKSWGIDNVNYAPVIGPSLVENPEIMKCSQFFQEFYGLSGIDNSVKILFLGRLSPDKNWQFNCKYLPKLKEQLGIKKFTIIIAGRGELEYFIRSSFLKQHLSPVVLGEVSHDQVLPLLANVDIHVTSSLKETFGRTVQESLHVGTPVLAPDCDWTRNLITPNFNGVLYQPEDGEEFIKKLTELINQPSFIAKLCTNLTSNHNKIPKKNDPAFKWIEYLCNIIQRKEE; encoded by the coding sequence ATGAAGATTGCTATCATTTGTAGTACTTTTCTTCCTTCACATGATGGAGTTAGTATTACTTTATTTGAGCGTATAAAAAAGTTATCTGAAGCAGGTCACTCGGCTTTATGTTTAGTTTCTAGCTATTCGGAATTAGAAGATATTTATCCTAATTGGTCTGACTATGTTGGTTGTATTTTCGACAATGTAGAAGTTGTTCCCCTTCCTAGCAAACAATGGATGGGAGTAAAACAGGAGAGAAATCCTACACAAAAATCAATACCCATTATTGAGAATGCTTTGAGCGAATTTCAGCCCGACATAATTCAAATAGAAGAACCAGAGCGACTGTGGACTACTATATTTACTCTACCTGCTCTATCTTATGCTAAACGCCACGATATACTTTGTATTGCTTCATATCGTACTAATTTTGTTGATTACATCCAGGATTATATGCCTCGGTGGGTGGCAAACTTAGTTAAACCTGCGCTTTTATTGTTGACACGATGGATCTACAATCAGTACTCTATTACACTTGTGGGCAGCCAGTTTATTGAGCAAAGATTGAAATCGTGGGGAATTGATAATGTAAATTATGCTCCTGTTATTGGACCATCATTAGTCGAAAATCCGGAAATCATGAAATGTTCGCAATTTTTTCAAGAATTTTATGGTTTATCGGGAATTGATAATAGTGTGAAAATTCTCTTTCTTGGTCGGCTTTCTCCAGATAAAAATTGGCAGTTTAACTGTAAATATTTACCCAAATTAAAAGAACAGTTGGGAATTAAAAAATTTACAATCATAATAGCTGGTAGAGGGGAACTTGAGTATTTTATACGCTCTAGTTTTTTGAAACAGCACTTATCCCCAGTGGTATTGGGAGAAGTTTCACACGATCAAGTTTTACCGCTACTTGCTAATGTTGATATTCATGTTACATCTTCTTTAAAAGAGACTTTTGGACGGACTGTACAAGAATCTCTGCATGTTGGAACCCCAGTACTTGCGCCAGATTGTGATTGGACAAGAAACTTAATTACCCCAAATTTTAATGGAGTTTTATATCAACCAGAAGATGGAGAAGAATTCATCAAAAAACTAACAGAATTAATTAATCAACCAAGTTTTATCGCTAAACTTTGTACTAATTTAACATCAAATCATAACAAAATACCGAAGAAAAACGACCCAGCATTTAAGTGGATTGAATACTTATGTAACATAATTCAAAGAAAAGAGGAATAA
- a CDS encoding SDR family oxidoreductase has protein sequence MKFYQKHAIITGGSSGIGKATAIMLAKEGAHISIIARRQDILSAAKAEIEAARVYPEQRIISVSASVENLAQIEEAISTAIEQIGTPELLITSAGIAYPGYFHELSLKVFEDTMAINYFGTLYAIKSVLPSMMQKQRGHIVIISSAAGLIGIYGYTPYSPSKFALRGLAESLRGELKNLGIHVSIVYPPDTDTPQLATENLTKPAETKLITGTAKTWSAENVARVILRGIKRKDFAITPGLKIKLLRVWHSLIAPIINWYFDIIIKKVRS, from the coding sequence ATGAAATTTTATCAAAAACACGCAATTATCACTGGTGGTTCTAGTGGTATTGGTAAAGCAACTGCAATTATGTTAGCCAAAGAAGGAGCGCATATATCTATAATTGCTCGCCGTCAAGACATTCTCTCAGCAGCTAAAGCAGAAATAGAAGCAGCAAGAGTATATCCAGAACAACGCATTATTTCTGTTTCTGCATCGGTAGAAAACCTTGCTCAAATAGAGGAAGCAATTAGCACAGCTATTGAGCAAATAGGTACACCCGAATTATTAATTACTTCTGCTGGAATAGCTTATCCAGGTTACTTTCACGAACTTTCCTTGAAAGTGTTTGAAGACACAATGGCAATCAATTATTTTGGTACTCTCTATGCAATTAAGTCAGTTTTACCATCAATGATGCAGAAGCAGCGAGGACATATCGTCATTATATCTTCTGCTGCCGGATTAATTGGTATTTACGGCTATACTCCTTATAGTCCATCTAAATTCGCTTTACGAGGATTAGCTGAGTCATTGCGGGGAGAACTAAAAAACTTGGGAATTCATGTTTCAATTGTTTATCCTCCTGACACCGATACTCCACAGTTAGCGACAGAAAATTTGACCAAACCTGCTGAAACAAAATTGATTACAGGTACGGCTAAAACTTGGAGTGCTGAAAATGTTGCAAGAGTAATTTTACGCGGTATTAAGAGAAAAGATTTTGCAATTACACCAGGATTAAAAATTAAATTATTACGAGTTTGGCATAGTTTAATAGCCCCGATAATTAATTGGTATTTTGATATAATTATCAAGAAAGTACGTAGCTAG